The stretch of DNA TCGGCGAGTCGCTTGATCAGGGTCTCGAGGGCTCGTCGCTCGCGCTCCTCGAGGTCATTGGGATCGTCGAACGCGCCCATCAGTCGTCACCCCGCTGTTTCTCGGCGGTCGCCTGTTCGTCCTCGGATTCGATAACCTCGCGGGCGTCCTGGCCGGTCGTCCGGTAGGTCGTCGCCCAGCGGTAGCTCTTGTCGGTCGTGCCGCCGAAGGCGACGTCGTCGGCGTCGATCTCGCCGACCTCCTCTTTGGGGACGACCCAGAGGCTGTTGGTCGGTTTGCGGCGGCCGTGCTGGATGGCCGCGAACTGTTTCGCCATCTCGCGGTCCGGCGCGTGAACGTTACCGCAGTGGGTGTGGTACTCTCCGGTCTCTCCCTGTCGGAACACTTCCCAGATCATGATCAGTCGGCCGCCTGCGGCGCGTGGCCGCCGGCGGCTGTCGCATCGTCGTCGATCGTTTCGCGAACCCACTCGACGGCCTCCTGTGCCGCCTTCCGGCCGTTAATCTGGCCGCGTCCGGGCTCGTACTCGTTTTTCGCGATGGCGAAGAACTCGTCCCAGTCTAAGTCGTCCTCGACGACCTCGTAGGTGCCGTCGTCGCGTTCCCGGATACGGGGCTCGTCGGGAATCTCGAGGCCGTATCTCTTCGCCTTCGGGATGTACTGGTCGAGGAAGGCGTTGCGGAGTTCGTCGTTGGACTTCTGTTTCAGGCCAACGGAGGCTGCGAAGTCGTGGTGTGTGCTCTGGTCGTCGGTCGGCCCGAAGAACTGGATGATGCGAGGCCACCACTTCTCGAACGCTTCCTGGGTCAGCCGCTGTTCCTTCCGGGAGCCGGTCATCAGCTCCTTGAGGATGTCCTCGCCGTGTTTGACGTGGAACCCTTCCTCGAAACAGACTTTGTCCATGGCGTGGGCGTACGGCTCCCAACTGGTCCGTCGCAGCGTCGCCTGCCGGCGCATCGCCGCGCCGTCGACGAAGAACGCGATCATCGGCGTCTCGACCCAGTCGTCCATCGGATAGTGGAAGCAGTTGAGGAACTTCCCGTCGCCGTTCGCGAGGTCGTCTAGCATCTCCTCGCGAGTCTTGACGCCGAGCGACTCTGCGGCACGGTAGAGTAACTGGCCGTGGCCGATTTCGTCTTGCACCTTCGCGGAGAACGCCAGTTTTCGGTCGATGCTCGGTGCCTGCCGGATGAACGGGCGCTCTAGGTACGCCCCCATGATCTCGCTGTTGGCGTGGAACTCGATCATCCGCGTCGCCGCTTTCCGGTACTCCTCGGGGAGGTCGTCGGCGGGACTGAACTCCCGCGGCCCCGCTCGTTCTGTGACGGTGTCCAGATCCATAGTTTCGGCCGAACGAACGCTCGTCAGCGCCTTAGCAGTTGACCGCTATATGAAGAGGTTTTATAAGTGGTACTGTGTAACAATGCCCATACAGTCGATGATCGACGAATGCCTCGTGGTCGAGTTCCGGGTTCGGAACGACGGTTGCCCGCTCGCGGAAGCGACGGCAGCGGTCGACGTCGAGGTCGACGCCCAGCCACCACAACACCGATCCGACGGCTACGATCTCCTGCAGTTTAGCTCGCCCAGCAGCGACCGCCTCACGACGCAACTCGATGCGGACGAACGGATCTCGTACCTCCACGTCGCGACGACCGACGGCCGGAACCGGTACCGCTGCCTGTCGAAACACCCCTGTATCGTCCA from Natronobacterium texcoconense encodes:
- the paaB gene encoding 1,2-phenylacetyl-CoA epoxidase subunit PaaB; its protein translation is MIWEVFRQGETGEYHTHCGNVHAPDREMAKQFAAIQHGRRKPTNSLWVVPKEEVGEIDADDVAFGGTTDKSYRWATTYRTTGQDAREVIESEDEQATAEKQRGDD
- the paaA gene encoding 1,2-phenylacetyl-CoA epoxidase subunit PaaA, whose product is MDLDTVTERAGPREFSPADDLPEEYRKAATRMIEFHANSEIMGAYLERPFIRQAPSIDRKLAFSAKVQDEIGHGQLLYRAAESLGVKTREEMLDDLANGDGKFLNCFHYPMDDWVETPMIAFFVDGAAMRRQATLRRTSWEPYAHAMDKVCFEEGFHVKHGEDILKELMTGSRKEQRLTQEAFEKWWPRIIQFFGPTDDQSTHHDFAASVGLKQKSNDELRNAFLDQYIPKAKRYGLEIPDEPRIRERDDGTYEVVEDDLDWDEFFAIAKNEYEPGRGQINGRKAAQEAVEWVRETIDDDATAAGGHAPQAAD